The genomic window ATGGATTAGCGGTCGCATGATCCGTCAGATACAAAAAAGCCTCGAAAATCGAGGCTTAAAACTTAACAAAGCGAATGTCATTCCACAGGACTAGATCGCTTTGTAGATAACCTTGTTACCGGTAAGCTGCTCTTTCGCTACCAAGTTTTCTTCAAGAAGTTTTTTCAATGCGCCTGTTGCCCATGAAGCGGCTTTCGCGTCTTCTTGACCAGCTGCTAGGCCAATACCTTTAGGGTTAATGCCTTCAGCATTGCTAACAACGATGTCTAGAACTTGTTGTTGCTTAGGAGTCAGTGCGACGGCAACTTCTTTCGTTGCGGCTACTGTTTTCTCTACCGCTGGCTTTGCTGCTACAGTTTTTTCTGCTACAACTTTCTCTGCGACAGGCTTCGCTTTTTTCGGCGTTGCCACGGCTTTAACAACAGTCGCTTTCGTGCGTTTCTGCAGTTTAGCCTGCACCTTACGCTTATGAGCAAGTCTCATTGAATATTTCTCCAGTTCACTGCTCTTTTCGCAGTGGTGAAAATTTGAAGCGCGATTTATACCAAAAAACAGGAGCTATTTGTAGAGTGAAGCGCCGAAAGTCGACGAAAAATACTGATATTGTCTACTAGCGTCTATTATTTAGGCATCAACTTATTAATTTAGGGTCATATATACTGGTTATCCATCCAGAAAGAAATATGAAAAATTGGTGTTGCCTATGGACACTCGTCACCTAACAAATATCTCTGTGCCTATCTTCACACGCTCGTTTCGAATGGTCGCCGTCATTTTAGGGTTTATTGTCTTGCTTATTGCCCTCTATAGCGACAACGCAAAATTACTGATCGTGGGTGCATTTTGCAGTATAGCTCTTCTGGGGGCGGGGTACTATTTAGTGTTGCGCAGCAGAGTCATGTTCACTCTCACTCCCACTCATTTTCAACAACATTTCTACAAAGGCGGTTGGGTTTTAAAATGGAGCAACATCCAGAAAATTGGCCTGTGTACTTACCAGCAAGAGGGATGGCATCAGCCGCTCCCTTGGGTGGGTATTAAAATCAAAGATTACTCACCTTACCTCGATGCTATCTGTCCCAAAATTACTTGTGAATTATTACTGAGCCAACGCGCCCTTTTGTATCTAGGAGCCAAGCAAGCTGGCAAAGAGTCTCACTTCGAAGATATGGTCCTCGATTCATCGCATTACCATGCGCGTTGCACTGACAGCGGATGTGTGGAGCTGAGCCAGCACAAAGAGTCGAATATCAAGGACGTTGATGTCAATAATAACCAATCACAGGATAACCTTGATTCACCGAATGAAACGAACAGTCAAAACGCGGTGATTAAAGACTATTCAGGGCTGCAGGCGATGCTTGCCAACAGGATGAAGTATCAACGGGGCTTCCACGGTTATGACATTTTCATATCAACTCATGACTTGAATATGAGTGGGGAAGAATTTGTTGGACTGGCGCGACGCTACTTGGCTGCGGCTGAACATCTATCTGATTAAAGCCAACACGTTTAAAATTAAAGCGTTAGGTTTAAATAAACGAAAACTTGAGATTAAAACAAACACGCAATAAAAAAGCTTAACTTTCAGAACACAAGCTAAGCTTCATTTCAATTAATCACAACACGAATAATCGTATGTCAATCAAAGGCTTAATCAGTATAGAGGCATTTCGTCCGCTACGAACGGATTTGATGCGCGCTCGCGACCAAATGTCGATTCAGGACCATGGCCAGGAACAAAGGTTACGTCATTGCCTAGTGGCCAAAGCTTAGTTTTGATTGAATCGATCAGCGTGTTGAAATCACCTTGAGGGAAGTCAGCACGACCAATTGCGCCGTTAAACAGTACATCACCGACAAAAGCGAGACGTGCTTGCTCACTGTAAAGCACAACGTGACCTGGAGTATGGCCCGGAGTGTGAATCACATCGATGACTTGATTACCAAACGTCACTTTGTCACCTTCTTCTAACCAAGTATTCGGTTCGAAAGCTTTACACAGTGGGAACCCAAACATTTGGCTTTGATTCTCTAGACCTTGAAGCCAAAAGTTATCCGCCTTATGGGGACCAACAATATTGACTTTCAAGATCTCAGCAAGTGGTACCGTGCCGCCAACGTGATCTAGGTGACCGTGCGTCAATACCAAGTCCACCACTTTAACACCTAGCTCTTCAATGATCGCGGCTAGTTGCTGAATATCACCACCGGGATCGACAACAATGCCTTCCATGGTTTCATCACACCACACAATCGAGCAGTTTTGAGAAAATGACGTTACAGGTACAACTTGATACTTAAGAGACATACACAAACCTTAGAGAGCGAATCTGGTTTACAACATAGAATATCACTTTGCTATTGGAAACAAGCCAAGCTATTGGTGATAAATCAGATTATTAAAGCAAACCGAATTATTAGGACAAACTGAAATTGGAGCAAACTATGACATTGGATGTCTACTTTGACAAGTGCCTACCGATTTGTATAGGAACCCGGCCCTGATCTACCAGCTGCGAACTGGACCAGTATCAATATGGATAAAGTTGCTACGCGCATAATAGCCCACACCGCCTGCGTTCAAGCTTTTGGCTACGTCTCTTAATTCCTTTAGATTAACGCCATCAATACGGAAATCGATCGCTCTACCCAACATATGGTAGCTCTTTTTCGCAACACCATTCGACTTAGCACGTAACGCTTCATTTGTCGCTGGAGAGCGGTAACCTGAAATGATCTGAACTTCTTTTTGAATACCTAAAGCATTTTGAATTTGAGTGATCTGGTCAAACAATTTCTTGTCCATTGGGTGAATTTCATTACGACGGAAATCTCGACACAGTTTGCTTAGTCGAGCCATCTCATCACCCACATAATGAGTGCCATCGAAATAGCAGGTTTCTAATCTTTCACCTGTGTGTAGATTGTTCATACTGATCGTTCTTAGTTTATCTGGGTATGAAGCAAAAGCGATAGAAGGCGTGAATGAGGCGACAACAGCGGTGCCACCAGCGTAAGTCAGAAACTGACGGCGAGAAAATAAACCTTGAGACATACAGCAACAAAACCCGTTAAATCGAACAAAAAATGCACGATACATAATGTCATTTGCTGCGTCAACGTACAAAACATTTCAAAAAGGTTAGTATTTGTAACCTTTACACGGTTAGTTATTGATACACATTATAATTTTATCAATAGAAACTGGAGTGTCATTTTTTGGTCAAGATCACCATTATTGATTATCCCCCCTCTTTATCGTAGTGGTAAATATCGCCACGGTACTGTATCCCTCCTTCTTCAAACAACACCGTTTGATAAATGATGTGTACTGGAATCCGCTCCTTCAGACGAACCTTTGTATTCGGAGCGAGGTCATCATTTGGTTTCGGTACCTTCCTTACTTTGGTGGCAAACAACAACTCAGCCAGCTCTTCTGCATGCTCAACACGTATGCAACCTGAGCTATAAGCACGAAAATCGTCATTAAACAGACCTTTACTGGGAGTATCGTGAAGATAGATCGCACGTGCATTGGGCGTGTTGAATTTATACAGCCCTAATGCATTACCAGAGCCGGCCCTTTGACGCATTCGATACGGGAACGAATTGAAATTGATGGTTTGCCAATTGATCTCTTTCGTGTCGACGGTTTTCGTAGAGCGCCAACCATCTATCACTTGGAAATTATGTGTATCAAGATAGCTTGCATCCTCTTTTACCTTAGGCAAAATGTCCTTGACCATGATTTTCCATGGCACATTCCAAGTCGGGTTTAGAATAACCGAATCGAGTTTAACCTCTAATAGTGGGGTTTTTCGCGACTTTCTGCCTACCACGACTTTGGACTCAAACACCTCTTCACCATCTTCCCAATACTTCAGGTCAAAACCGGGAACGTTGACAACGATCAGAGAATCTCTTTCTCTCGGCCACAAGCGAACACGTTCTGCGTTCAGAGCCAAAGAGCTCAACCGATCATCAAAACCCATATTGATCCATTTGATCGTATCTGGCCCGATGATCCCGTCATCCGTAAGACCATGCATGCGTTGGAAAGATTTAATCGCCGTTTGAAGATCACGATCGAACTCAGGGGAATCGAGCGCGATCATCGAGGTATCAACGCCGACCAAGGCAATACGCTCAACCAAAGTCACTTTGTCTGAAAGCTTATCACCCAAACGTTTTAAGCTTTTCTGCCGATATTGTTCAACATCCATCTTAGACGCGGTGTTTAAAACAGAATAGGTCGCTTTAAATCGGTCAAAGTCTCCAACCGGTGGTGCGTAAGACAGTACCATCTCCAATAGATAATCATTGGCAACACTACTTTTTAGTCTCATGAGAATATGAGGTGAAGGTGCAGGCAGTTTAGAGTGTAACTGACCTGAGAAGTACCACGCCTTACCGGCTATTGGTGCACTCTCAACGTAACTCAGATAATAGATGAAGGTATCGGTGAGTAATATATCCAACTCTTGCCACTGCTTACGAGATTGATACTGACGGATCTGCCTGAGCTGTCGTTCAAAAAGCGGTGCCATCTGCGCTTGTTCTAGAAGCGACAATTGGAATTCAAACGCCTTAACAAGCTCAGGAGAGTCCCACAAAATAGGCAACGAAGAGTCTTGATAAATACTCTGAGTGAGTTCTGGATAAATCAGCATAAAAGAGAGTTCTGAATCAGCCGGAATAAATCGGTCCTTGTCAGAACTCGTGTAGCCCCATGTATGCACAGAAACTAAAACTAGCAATCCACAGAAGTATTTCGCGAACATGCTTAACTCCATCACCAACCATCCAATAAGTATGGCAAAGAAATAGGAGTAAGCGTGTTATTTTTAAGCGGCTTTAAAAATCAGATTGAACTCCAACGGTTAACCCACTGGACCAATAATTGCGGACTGGATTTTTCATAAGGCTTGGGTTGAGCACAACAAAGTAGGCGAATCAAATATCCAGGTTGTGCTTACCGTGTGAGACTTTCGCCCTTAGGTAGCTTTCGTTACCCGACTTAATATGAGCGGAGGTATTCACGACTTCTTCAATCTCAATACCAAAGGATTTCAGCTCGTTGATCTTTTTAGGGTTGTTGGTTACTAAACGAATTTTCGTGGTCCCTAAAGCGCGTAGCATTTCTGCTGCTTCCGTAAAATCACGTAAATCGTCGCCAAAACCAAGATGGTTATTCGCTTCGTAGGTATTCATACCTTCGCTTTGCAGACGGTACGCATCGATTTTATTATACAGACCAA from Vibrio artabrorum includes these protein-coding regions:
- a CDS encoding MarR family transcriptional regulator, yielding MRLAHKRKVQAKLQKRTKATVVKAVATPKKAKPVAEKVVAEKTVAAKPAVEKTVAATKEVAVALTPKQQQVLDIVVSNAEGINPKGIGLAAGQEDAKAASWATGALKKLLEENLVAKEQLTGNKVIYKAI
- a CDS encoding DUF2982 domain-containing protein, producing the protein MDTRHLTNISVPIFTRSFRMVAVILGFIVLLIALYSDNAKLLIVGAFCSIALLGAGYYLVLRSRVMFTLTPTHFQQHFYKGGWVLKWSNIQKIGLCTYQQEGWHQPLPWVGIKIKDYSPYLDAICPKITCELLLSQRALLYLGAKQAGKESHFEDMVLDSSHYHARCTDSGCVELSQHKESNIKDVDVNNNQSQDNLDSPNETNSQNAVIKDYSGLQAMLANRMKYQRGFHGYDIFISTHDLNMSGEEFVGLARRYLAAAEHLSD
- a CDS encoding MBL fold metallo-hydrolase, yielding MSLKYQVVPVTSFSQNCSIVWCDETMEGIVVDPGGDIQQLAAIIEELGVKVVDLVLTHGHLDHVGGTVPLAEILKVNIVGPHKADNFWLQGLENQSQMFGFPLCKAFEPNTWLEEGDKVTFGNQVIDVIHTPGHTPGHVVLYSEQARLAFVGDVLFNGAIGRADFPQGDFNTLIDSIKTKLWPLGNDVTFVPGHGPESTFGRERASNPFVADEMPLY
- a CDS encoding DUF882 domain-containing protein, which translates into the protein MSQGLFSRRQFLTYAGGTAVVASFTPSIAFASYPDKLRTISMNNLHTGERLETCYFDGTHYVGDEMARLSKLCRDFRRNEIHPMDKKLFDQITQIQNALGIQKEVQIISGYRSPATNEALRAKSNGVAKKSYHMLGRAIDFRIDGVNLKELRDVAKSLNAGGVGYYARSNFIHIDTGPVRSW
- a CDS encoding L,D-transpeptidase family protein, which produces MFAKYFCGLLVLVSVHTWGYTSSDKDRFIPADSELSFMLIYPELTQSIYQDSSLPILWDSPELVKAFEFQLSLLEQAQMAPLFERQLRQIRQYQSRKQWQELDILLTDTFIYYLSYVESAPIAGKAWYFSGQLHSKLPAPSPHILMRLKSSVANDYLLEMVLSYAPPVGDFDRFKATYSVLNTASKMDVEQYRQKSLKRLGDKLSDKVTLVERIALVGVDTSMIALDSPEFDRDLQTAIKSFQRMHGLTDDGIIGPDTIKWINMGFDDRLSSLALNAERVRLWPRERDSLIVVNVPGFDLKYWEDGEEVFESKVVVGRKSRKTPLLEVKLDSVILNPTWNVPWKIMVKDILPKVKEDASYLDTHNFQVIDGWRSTKTVDTKEINWQTINFNSFPYRMRQRAGSGNALGLYKFNTPNARAIYLHDTPSKGLFNDDFRAYSSGCIRVEHAEELAELLFATKVRKVPKPNDDLAPNTKVRLKERIPVHIIYQTVLFEEGGIQYRGDIYHYDKEGG
- a CDS encoding GTP cyclohydrolase II is translated as MAEVRARIDFKVGATSSIDAELLSFRGLKTDKEHVAVIFKSADKTQDIPLVRMHSECLTGDVFHSSRCDCGEQLDETIRMMGETGGIILYLRQEGRGIGLYNKIDAYRLQSEGMNTYEANNHLGFGDDLRDFTEAAEMLRALGTTKIRLVTNNPKKINELKSFGIEIEEVVNTSAHIKSGNESYLRAKVSHGKHNLDI